The genomic region GGGCACGGCGGCTTTCTTTGATAAAAAAAGCGGAATTTACATTGCCTGCGCAAAGGATTTTATTGTTGCGACGGAGCTTCAATGGCAGTTTAAAAAAGCCATGAATTACATAGACTTTATGAACGGCAGCCGCAATTTTATAGGTACCACATTACAATAGAGGAAACGCTATGGATGATGAAAACAAAACTTCCGATTCCGACGGATCGAAAAAAAATTCACTTTTCGGAAAAAACAAATTCAAAATCACAAAGATAAACGCAGCGGATATTCTTTTTAAACTTAAAAATTTCTTTTTTAACAAACTGCGGATAAATGCGGCGGACACTCTGTCTCTATTCCAAAAAAATTCAAAAGCGATGATTTTTACTTTTGTTTCAGCTTTTATTCTAATGATTTTTACCGCTGGCATAGTTTTCTTTGCGGTCGTGCAGGGGCAGGAAAAGGTTATGGTTCCCGACGTAACGGGACAAACCCTGGCCGACGCTCTCATCGAAATGCAGGAAAAGGAGCTTTATCCCAAAATAAGACTGCGCTATTCGGAAAGACCCGGCGACGCAGGCAAAATTCTTGAACAAAATCCGGGCGCCGGCATGATCGTAAAGGCAGGCCGCAGGATTTCGCTTGTGGTAAGCAAGGGAGTTGTCATAGACCATATCGAAGATTACAAGGGACTCATACTTGATGACGTTCGCATACAGTTGCAGACATTGTTTGCGGGGTCCGCCAATCCGCTTATCGTTCTTGCCGACCCGGTTTACAAGGCCGATGTTTCTTCCCCCGGCGTCATCCTTGAACAAAATCCGGCGCCGGGTACGGTCATAACGGAACCGGTAACCTTAAATCTCATCGTGAGCCGAGGGCCGGAATTTGAAAATACTCGGGTACCTAATATAATCGGTAAAAATGTAAAAGAAATGCTCGATCTCATACAAACGAGCAAAATCGTTTTTGATTTTACGTCACATACCGCCCAAGCAAATGAAATACCCGGTACAATAGTTCAACAGCAAACCTTCGACAAAGAATTCATTCCGAATTATTCAAGGGTTTCGGCTGAATTTGCTTTTCCCGCAGCGAACAGCGATGAATTTGTCTTTGGAATTTTAAGCGAAACTCTTACAAATTATCCGTACCCCGTGCCGGTGAGGATTGAAGTACAATCGCCCGAAGCGGAACCTTATACATTGATCTCTTTCAGCCATCCGGGCGGGAATTTTACGGTGCCGTACGAGCTGGCAAAAGGATCCGTCCTTGTGCTCTATGTTGTGGAAAAAGAGCGAAGCAGAACTACCGTAAAATAACGAAAACGGCGGAGATTACTTATACGAAAATTACGGAATCGTACGGCAGGCGAGCGATCGCTGAAGAGATTTCTCTAAAAAAAGGCATTGACGGAAAAGTACCACTCGGGCCGATATTCCCCGCGGTTAATATTGAACGAACAGCCGGCCTTTAAAGCCGAATTTTGCGAAAGCGTAACCTCCTCGTCTG from Treponema parvum harbors:
- a CDS encoding PASTA domain-containing protein — protein: MDDENKTSDSDGSKKNSLFGKNKFKITKINAADILFKLKNFFFNKLRINAADTLSLFQKNSKAMIFTFVSAFILMIFTAGIVFFAVVQGQEKVMVPDVTGQTLADALIEMQEKELYPKIRLRYSERPGDAGKILEQNPGAGMIVKAGRRISLVVSKGVVIDHIEDYKGLILDDVRIQLQTLFAGSANPLIVLADPVYKADVSSPGVILEQNPAPGTVITEPVTLNLIVSRGPEFENTRVPNIIGKNVKEMLDLIQTSKIVFDFTSHTAQANEIPGTIVQQQTFDKEFIPNYSRVSAEFAFPAANSDEFVFGILSETLTNYPYPVPVRIEVQSPEAEPYTLISFSHPGGNFTVPYELAKGSVLVLYVVEKERSRTTVK